TCGCTCATCAGTGGCCCAATCTCAAACACGCGAAGCTGGTCAGATGGCACCAGAGACCTCAAATATCAGCCGCCGGTGATGAGCTCAAGATCTTGTTTCAGGAATGTGGACAATTAAATTCTCTTGATCTTTCGGCCTTTTATTGCTGGACGGATGATGTGCCTCCAGCTCTTGAATCATATCCGTTACTTGCCTCGAATCTCACATGCCTCAATCTTCTGAACCCATCGTTTTCTGAAGGTTTCAAAACCGATGAGATTAAGATTATCACCAAATCTTGTCCAAATTTAAGGGAATTTCGCGCTGCGTGTACGTTCGATCCAAGGTATATCGGATTTGTTGGCGACGAGGGTTTGGTTTCTGTGTCAGTGAACTGCCCAAAGTTGTCACTTCTTCACTTGGCTGATACTTCAGCTTTATCGACTGCCAGAGGTGATCCGGAGCACGATGGATTCACTCAAGACGACGCGAAGATTAATGCTGCCACTTTGATCGAGGTATTTTCAGGGCTTCCATTGTTGGTAGAACTAGCTTTAGATGTTTGTAATAATGTACGAGACAGTGGTCCAGCCATGGAGGTTCTCGACTCGAAATGCCCCAACTTGAGGTCCCTTAAATTGGGGCAATTTCATGGGATTTCGATGCCAGTTGAGTCCAAGCTCGATGGCATAGCTCTCTGCCAAAAGCTTGAGTCACTGTCGATTAGAAATGCGGGTGATTTGACTGACATGGGATTGATTGCAATTGCCAGAGGGTGTTGTAGGTTGGCAAAGTTTGAGATTCAAGGTTGCAAGAAAATAACTATGCGGGGGATGAGGACTTTTGTTTCTTTGCTTCGTCAGACGTTAGTCGATGTCAGAATCTCCTGTTGCAAGAATCTTGGTGCCGCATCGTCTTTGAAGGCATTGGAGCCAATTCAGGATCGAATCGTGAAGCTTCACATTGACTGCATATGGGATTGTGCTGAAGAGCTCGAGGATCTTGATGGGATCAATGGTGGTTTCGACCTCAATGTTTTGGAGCAAGTGGAAGCATCAAAAACCCCTGGTGGACATTCAAGCAGTTACTATATGAGTTCCAGTTGTGACTACTCGGGCATGGGTAGTGCCCCCAAGAAATGCAAATACTCAAACAATCTCGACTCTCGATATGTTGGCTTCGATCTTAACGATAATGGCTTCACATATGAGAATGGATTCGTGGAGAAAACATGGGACATGCTTCAATATCTTTCTCTGTGGATCAAAGTTGGCCAGCTTTTGACTCCTTTATCATCTGCAGGGCTTGAAAATTGTCCAAAGCTGGAGGAGATTCGAATCAAGGTTGAAGGAGATTGTAGGGAGTTACCAAGGCCCTCTGAACGTGAATTTGGGTTGAGCATTCTAATGAACTATCCTAGCCTAAAAAGGATGCATTTAGACTGCAGCGACACCATTGGTTATGCCCACACTGCACCTTCCGGGCAGATGGATTTGAGCCTTTGGGAACGGTTTTATCTGTACAGTATAGGCGATTTGGGTCTAACTGAGCTGGATTACTGGCCTCCACAGGACAGGGATGTTAACCAAAGGAGCTTATCTCTTCCGGCAGCCGGATTACTGCAAGAATGTGTCGGGCTCAGGAAACTTTTCATACATGGGACGGCTCACGAGCATTTCATGATGTTTTTGCTGCGGATACCGGATCTAAGAGACGTGCAGTTGAGAGAGGACTACTATCCTGCACCAGAGAATGATATGAGCACGGAGATGAGGCCAGACTCGTGCAGCCGTTTCGAGGCTGCGCTTAATAGGCGCCGGATTTCTGATTGATGCAAACTGACTGTGATTACAGAGGATCAAGGAGTTTCTTGAATCAGGATAGTTTGTTGATGTTTTGGTGGTCTGTTTTGTACCCGTTTACAGTTTTGGCAATAAAGTCTCCGAGCGTTCTGTGTTTGAGTTTGGGGGCAACACGTACAAGTGCCGTAGTTTTAGACATGAATAAGCTCGACTTTCCGATTGTAtttcagttttacctttggattataaaatataatcgaaattcttgaaaaaattatttagaTTAGCCGTTTTTAGTTTGGAAATAACATCAGTctgaaaatataaattaaagggAACACGAGCTGTTTGATTTGAGACGCAAATACATTAGCATTGGCATCAGAGTCCAGTctgatatatataataaaataatttttttgaattatCACTATTAAATAATATTCGAATGGATATTTGTGTCCATGTTGATCATAAGTGAGATTTTTAGAAATCCtggaatataatatatttacgtaaatatgattaatatttcaaatttggAGGCTTCTTCGAATCTAAACCTAATCAAGATTTCTTTGCATGCTCTTCCAGTAGGCCAGCTCAACTCAATTACTCAATTGGAAATTAAAATCAACCCACAATCATAGTTCATATAGACTAAAGATTGTCCCACAAATTTTTATACAACACAGCCTTTAAGACAGAGAGCATAAAGTTGAAAATTTAAGTGGGTTGTTTGAGGTTTGGTGTGTTAGTGGTCCTCTAAGCCAAAGTCGTgagatttaattttcttttcccTTTTTTCCCCAGCCCTGATTGATCAGATAAGAATCTTGTATGGAACGAGTAATAATTTGCTCCTAATTGAGTTGATCGAAGGTGTGAAGTTTGAGTCCAAAGTCTCATATTCCAATCTTTTAAAAGTTTGTTAAGAGTCTTCTACAAGTTTACCTAGTGTGTGTTTTGTAGGCTAAATGATTGGAAATCGTTACGAAGGAGCGATTTCATTCGTtttgaagaaataaatatatctctaaaatatcatttttaaaaaaatttaataagtttgtgtctctaatgatcttaTTGAGTATTCAATTGCACAATTACCAAAATAGTAAAACCCAAAATCCCCAAGTGATGAATTCACAGAGTTAGATATCGTGGCCgataaattaattttcaatTTCAAAGAATTCATAAAGTTTCATGAATGTTCAATGATGCACGGGTAAAGCTGACTTTTGGAGCCATCcccttgaaaaaaaaaaaacaagattaTATATTGATTAATTAAAATTAGATAACATGATCCAAAAATGGGTGACCAGTAAAGTCAAATAAACTTGTACTAAATTAagacatagtttggtacatatgataggataaacatgtgatatataatataaagataagttaaggataaataagatgtatgatattatatttaatgtttggtatgattttaataagattgattaaatttatatattagattgtaatgacaaaattaactttatcataataattttataatttcaaatttgttgcttgagttcatattttttatatgttcATGTGCCGATAGTACTGAcatgatttatatatttttacctaattttatatattatataatatgataattgagcccttgattttgtgagtcaagtcaaatatcaatttttaaagttaatcgagatactaataattttattgagatttttaaaaattatttatataattatctcgaattcatttatataattatcatattatataatatataaaataaataaaatatttatttgattttaatttctccctactagcatagatttataaaaaaaaaatcatttataaattgagagtaattaagtcatttataatgtattttatcattaaattaaaattatcacaccttctattagggatattttatctttctaaaaaattatttatcaaaggcccatgatattatcatgagcttttaaaaaaataccaaaCATAAGATAAAaaagattatttatcaatctctcTCTTGTCTCACCAAACTATGACTAAGTAAGGTAATAAATTTCATAACCATCGCAAGACTTTAAATTTCGTAcgttaatatatatgtatagtaGTATAAGCCACTGCTATATGTTCTTGCTTTGCACATGGGGAGCATCTCTGTCCAGTTTAGTAATCAATTCCACtacaaatcatattcatattataAGGATGCTAATCTGATCTTTCCTTTTGTTGCTGTTTTACAGCTTTCATCGGCAATAAATGAGAGCCCATCAGCATCTGTTATATGATCTGTTCGCTCAATAATTTGGACCGATCGAATAAGGCGTTTCAAGATTGTCACTTTTCCGAAGGTATTATCTTTCTGCCAAGATTTTCTAGAGAAATCATAATGGGTTTATTTTTGTCGATAATTTATGATGATTAgctgttgatatatatatgtcgGGTTATTGGTTTTTCCCCCATTGAATTGATTTTTGGGGTGTTTGTTGTTGCCGCAAGAAATCTGAACCCGGAAATATTATTTATCAGCCTCGAAGTTGGAAAAATTGGGAGGAGTACTCGCAAGTGCTAAAATGTATTCGCttactttattttatatgaaGATGTTCTTTAAATTATGATCAATGTGTTCTTGGAGTGCCCCTGATGCTCGTTGTgaatttttatatctttttTCAAGTGAGCTTAACTTTCAGCTTTTATTAGCTTGTATGCTTCAAATTCTTGTATCGTTAATCAGATATGTATAAAAATCATCGCATACGAAATTTTCTTGCTTTCGGTTACATCAAGTCCATTTTCATCTGTCTGTTAGAACCTAAGTCAAATAAAAGAGTCATCACTCAATATATCTATGCTTCGTTTGTAGATTCATGTCACCATCTTGAGGTTGaaatgggttttttttttcctctaAGCATGCTCAATTATCAAGATTTTTTTTAGGTAAGCGCAATAGGGGGATTATAAGTTCTAACCATGTGTGTTGAATTCTGTAAATGAGTTTGGGatgcatatacataaacacATGTATAAAAACTTTACAGAGGAAGTTATATAGAGTCATATGCTGCAATAGCCGAAGATTGAGCAGGCTAGAGATGGAGGAACTTCTATAAGGAGGTGTTTTTCAAGCCAATCAATTGGTCCCTGGTCGTGAATAGAGGAGCAAATCCAAATTGGCGGTGATATTGACACAAATATCGCAAGTTGGTGTTACTGGAGTATTGGATGGAGGACAAGAAATTGAACTTCAATCGACTATTTCTATCAGTGAGACAAAAATCGCTAGCCGTGACCTCTCAACAGGATGACAAAGGTAAAATAGGCAATTCTCTGCCTGCTGCACCTCAGCTTCCATCTTACCGATCTGAACTGAAATCTGGACCAATTAGAAATCCTGGAGCCGCGCCTTTTCAATGGGAACAGATTCTTGGACAACCAAAGGAAGTGTCTGTTGCATAATATATCAAACGATAAAGTACAAAAAACTTTCGTAAGAAACCAGCGAACAATATGGTGAAGAAAATACAGCAGTGCAAAGCTTAAAATAAACCAAaccgctttacgaaaatgatgtGGTGCATCATTAAGTTGTAGTGCACCTTTTTCGTTTATTGAAGAACAAGAAGTTATTGGGGTTTCTGACGAAACAAAGCACACGTGGATTAATGCCAAAACGTTTCAGGAACTATTGGCTGATCATGGCAGTCCAGAGGAATCAGATGCGGGAGTATCTGCTCTGGAAAAAACTCACTATGTAGATACCATGAAGAAAGTGGAAACTGAAAGTACGGCTTCCTGTTCTCCACTGACTGAATAAGATGCTAAT
This region of Primulina eburnea isolate SZY01 chromosome 14, ASM2296580v1, whole genome shotgun sequence genomic DNA includes:
- the LOC140811604 gene encoding F-box protein MAX2 homolog A, coding for MAAAVAAAFTTTINDLPDVILSNIIAAVSDVRCRNSASIVCRKWYHLERATRASLTLRGNLRDLFMVPNCFTYVSHLDISLLSPWGHSLAAASDPKLIVRLLHRAFPSLSSIKLYVRNPSTIQLIAHQWPNLKHAKLVRWHQRPQISAAGDELKILFQECGQLNSLDLSAFYCWTDDVPPALESYPLLASNLTCLNLLNPSFSEGFKTDEIKIITKSCPNLREFRAACTFDPRYIGFVGDEGLVSVSVNCPKLSLLHLADTSALSTARGDPEHDGFTQDDAKINAATLIEVFSGLPLLVELALDVCNNVRDSGPAMEVLDSKCPNLRSLKLGQFHGISMPVESKLDGIALCQKLESLSIRNAGDLTDMGLIAIARGCCRLAKFEIQGCKKITMRGMRTFVSLLRQTLVDVRISCCKNLGAASSLKALEPIQDRIVKLHIDCIWDCAEELEDLDGINGGFDLNVLEQVEASKTPGGHSSSYYMSSSCDYSGMGSAPKKCKYSNNLDSRYVGFDLNDNGFTYENGFVEKTWDMLQYLSLWIKVGQLLTPLSSAGLENCPKLEEIRIKVEGDCRELPRPSEREFGLSILMNYPSLKRMHLDCSDTIGYAHTAPSGQMDLSLWERFYLYSIGDLGLTELDYWPPQDRDVNQRSLSLPAAGLLQECVGLRKLFIHGTAHEHFMMFLLRIPDLRDVQLREDYYPAPENDMSTEMRPDSCSRFEAALNRRRISD